CCAGAGACGTTCCTCAACAGCGAGCTTAAAGCAAACACACGACTCAATCGACGCCTGAAGTACCTGATCATGGCTGAGGATATAAACACCCCAATCACTCATACAAATCGCTGGATCTAACCTCACTCCTCCCCGACCCAAACGCTCCTTCACGATCTGTTCAAACGAACAAAACCGCATACTAAACCCTCTCGAATCGTTCACGTACATCCTTATGTCAAGAAGCTTTCCGATCTCCAACCCATGCCTACAGCTCGCGAGCTTCTTCTGGTCTTGACCGTTCCAAACGCCGACGAACGTCGTTTTTGGATCGGCGAGGAAAGTGCGGAGGACTTTGGGGAGACCGTAGTTGTAATCTAGTTGGATGATGAGACAGCGACTACCGACGCATAACTGGAGAGTTTCCGGTGGAGGATCTGGATCGGAACTGTTCGGTGTCCACTGAACACCGACTCCGACGACGAGAGGATGCGCCGAGTGGTTACGGTTGTAGGAGCGGACGCTGCGAATCCAGCGGCGGATTACGGTTGCAGTCGGCGTAACGGTTACGATCAAGTCGTCTCCAAAGAAATCGATGAAGTGTTTCTGGTGAGTACGGAAACTTCCGATGGTTTTGATCGTTGGAGCCattgatcttttctttcttcgtcGTCTACCTTTCTCTGCTTTTAGAGtgagtcagagagagagagagaagcggtTTCAATTTCATGTTATAgggtacttttttttgtttcttgctataATCACCGTTGATATTCGTAGGCAAGTGTGTAGTTAAAAATCGGACGGTTGAGGGTTGAGATGCATGTATTGTCACATTGTCAGGCATTATCATTAGATGTACGCAAAAATATTCATTATGGCTctgagttttgattttggttttatccaaaaaagatTTGATGTAGATGTCGAAAATAAATACCAATCCTTTTAcgtattttttaaattttgtttatgtacATTTAAGATGAGTATGTGTTAAAATTACTAGGTAGATTAGATAAATGAATTTCATATTATtgttttgaagtaaaaaaaaaagagataaattgAGAAATGTTTTAGTTCCaatttccaaacaaaaaaaaccaagcATATTCCTCGTATTTGTGTTTATTCCGCAATTAAAGGGGATTAGATCATATTTTTAAACAGTACTTAATCTCACATAATTTGGTTTGGATAATATACGCCAATTGGATTTACCATCATATAGAAAGttagtttcattttatttataaaactagacCGTTTGGGTATTTATaagttatgttattattatctAAAATCGATACAAAGACAAATAAGTCTTAAAAAAGTATATGAGCATATGTACCAACAAAGTTTACAAGGATGCATTATCCTCAAGAAAAAAGATCCAataaatacacacacaaaataaaagaattggTGGACAAAGAAGTTCTAAAAGAATTAAGCCTGTCACGGGAAGACGTCTACAATCAAATGATAAATAGCCACGTGTATGGTTAGATTTGTTCGAACAATCTGATTAGTCAGTCTTACAAGTATTTTATGATCCACCGTGTATAATTTTTAAGTAAATCATAACTTAATTAAATAACCATGGTCGTGTCGTCNNNNNNNNNNNNNNNNNNNNNNNNNNNNNNNNNNNNNNNNNNNNNNNNNNNNNNNNNNNNNNNNNNNNNNNNNNNNNNNNNNNNNNNNNNNNNNNNNNNNNNNNNNNNNNNNNNNNNNNNNNNNNNNNNNNNNNNNNNNNNNNNNNNNNNNNNNNNNNNNNNNNNNNNNNNNNNNNNNNNNNNNNNNNNNNNNNNNNNNNNNNNNNNNNNNNNNNNNNNNNNNNNNNNNNNNNNNNNNNNNNNNNNNNNNNNNNNNNNNNNNNNNNNNNNNNNNNNNNNNNNNNNNNNNNNNNNNNNNNNNNNNNNNNNNNNNNNNNNNNNNNNNNNNNNNNNNNNNNNNNNNNNNNNNNNNNNNNNNNNNNNNNNNNNNNNNNNNNNNNNNNNNNNNNNNNNNNNNNNNNNNNNNNNNNNNNNNNNNNNNNNNNNNNNNNNNNNNNNNNNNNNNNNNNNNNNNNNNNNNNNNNNNNNNNNNNNNNNNNNNNNNNNNNNNNNNNNNNNNNNNNNNNNNNNNNNNNNNNNNNNNNNNNNNNNNNNNNNNNNNNNNNNNNNNNNNNNNNNNNNNNNNNNNNNNNNNNNNNNNNNNNNNNNNNNNNNNNNNNNNNNNNNNNNNNNNNNNNNNNNNNNNNNNNNNNNNNNNNNNNNNNNNNNNNNNNNNNNNNNNNNNNNNNNNNNNNNNNNNNNNNNNNNNNNNNNNNNNNNNNNNNNNNNNNNNNNNNNNNNNNNNNNNNNNNNNNNNNNNNNNNNNNNNNNNNNNNNNNNNNNNNNNNNNNNNNNNNNNNNNNNNNNNNNNNNNNNNNNNNNNNNNNNNNNNNNNNNNNNNNNNNNNNNNNNNNNNNNNNNNNNNNNNNNNNNNNNNNNNNNNNNNNNNNNNNNNNNNNNNNNNNNNNNNNNNNNNNNNNNNNNNNNNNNNNNNNNNNNNNNNNNNNNNNNNNNNNNNNNNNNNNNNNNNNNNNNNNNNNNNNNNNNNNNNNNNNNNNNNNNNNNNNNNNNNNNNNNNNNNNNNNNNNNN
The Camelina sativa cultivar DH55 chromosome 15, Cs, whole genome shotgun sequence DNA segment above includes these coding regions:
- the LOC104745463 gene encoding uncharacterized protein LOC104745463: MAPTIKTIGSFRTHQKHFIDFFGDDLIVTVTPTATVIRRWIRSVRSYNRNHSAHPLVVGVGVQWTPNSSDPDPPPETLQLCVGSRCLIIQLDYNYGLPKVLRTFLADPKTTFVGVWNGQDQKKLASCRHGLEIGKLLDIRMYVNDSRGFSMRFCSFEQIVKERLGRGGVRLDPAICMSDWGVYILSHDQVLQASIESCVCFKLAVEERLWELKSIKGM